A genomic window from Phoenix dactylifera cultivar Barhee BC4 chromosome 7, palm_55x_up_171113_PBpolish2nd_filt_p, whole genome shotgun sequence includes:
- the LOC103710053 gene encoding potassium transporter 23 — protein MWEGEIEEAGSARLSRSETRWVDGSEVDSESPPWSLQEDESWGGVAAFQLPGEGSLRRRLAKKPRRVDSLDVEAMGIADSHKHRQKDLSLWSTLALAFQTLGVVYGDMGTSPLYVFSDVFSKVPIKSEIDVLGALSLVLYTIALIPFMKYVFVVLKANDNGEGGTFALYSLICRYAKVSLLPNRQRADEDISSFRLKLPTPELERALNIKECLERSSFAKNLLLLFVLMGTSMIMGDGILTPSLSVMSAVSGLQGEIPGFNTDAVVLVSIIILVLLFSIQRFGTGKVGVLFAPILALWFFSLGSIGIYNLLKYDVSVLRALNPAYIYFFFQRNTVEAWSALGGCVLCITGAEAMFADLGHFSVKSIQIAFTFVVFPCLLLAYMGQAAYLMKQPSSAERIFYDSVPEAFFWPIFVIATLAAMIASQAMISATFSCVKQAMALGCFPRMKVIHTSKRSMGQIYIPVINWFLMIMCIVVVATFRSTTDIANAYGIAEVGVMVVSTTLVTLVMLLIWQTNLFLALCFPAIFGAVELIYLSAVLSKIMEGGWLPLAFAACFLCVMYTWNYGSVLKYQSEIREKISMDFVAELGSTLGTVRVPGIGLLYNELVQGIPSIFGQFLLALPAIHSTIVFVCIKYVPVPVVPLEERFLFRRVCQKDYHMFRCVARYGYKDVRKEDHQAFEQLLVESLEQFLKREARELALEMSPADIEPDDESVMSWDSGAADGAGELQVPLLSDQKLGNNRFSCSEGGVSVLPCSAMPSDDDPSLEYELSALREATESGFTYLLAQGDVRARKDSWFMKKLIINYFYAFLRRNCRAGAANLMVPHMNIMQVGITYMV, from the exons ATGTGGGAAGGGGAGATCGAGGAGGCCGGCAGCGCGCGGCTGTCCCGGTCGGAGACGAGGTGGGTGGACGGGAGCGAGGTGGACTCGGAGTCGCCGCCGTGGTCGCTCCAGGAGGACGAGAGCTGGGGCGGCGTGGCGGCGTTCCAGCTCCCTGGGGAGGGGTCGCTGCGGCGGAGACTCGCCAAGAAGCCCCGGAGGGTCGATTCCTTGGACGTGGAGGCCATGGGCATCGCAGATTCCCACAAGCATCGCCAAAAG GACCTCTCACTTTGGAGCACACTCGCTTTGGCATTTCAAACTCTTGGTGTTGTTTATGGTGACATGGGCACAAGTCCCTTATATGTCTTCAGTGATGTATTCAGCAAAgttccaataaaatcagaaattgATGTCTTGGGGGCTTTATCCTTGGTTTTGTACACAATTGCGCTCATTCCTTTCATGAAGTATGTGTTTGTAGTGTTGAAAGCTAATGATAATGGTGAAG GAGGCACTTTTGCATTGTATTCATTGATTTGCAGGTATGCTAAGGTTAGTCTACTTCCAAATCGGCAGCGGGCTGATGAAGATATCTCCAGCTTCCGTCTCAAGTTGCCAACTCCTGAGTTAGAAAGGGCACTAAATATAAAAGAGTGCTTGGAAAGAAGTTCTTTTGCAAAAAATCTTCTCTTGTTATTTGTCCTAATGGGTACCTCCATGATAATGGGAGATGGTATTCTTACTCCATCATTGTCAG TAATGTCTGCCGTGAGTGGTCTTCAGGGTGAAATTCCAGGATTTAACACAG ATGCTGTCGTCCTTGTTTCCATCATAATTCTTGTATTATTGTTCAGCATACAGAGATTTGGAACTGGCAAAGTTGGTGTCTTGTTTGCACCTATTCTAGCACTTTGGTTCTTCAGTTTGGGGTCCATTGGAATATACAACTTGCTGAAGTATGATGTCTCTGTTCTGAGAGCATTGAACCCAGCATACATCTATTTCTTTTTCCAGAGGAACACCGTAGAAGCATGGTCAGCTCTTGGTGGTTGTGTTTTGTGCATTACAG GAGCTGAAGCAATGTTTGCTGACCTTGGCCATTTCTCTGTAAAATCTATACAG ATAGCCTTCACGTTTGTGGTGTTTCCTTGCCTTCTCTTGGCATACATGGGTCAAGCTGCATATCTGATGAAACAGCCTAGTTCAGCAGAAAGAATATTTTATGATTCTGTTCCAG AGGCTTTTTTCTGGCCAATCTTTGTGATAGCAACGCTTGCTGCTATGATCGCCAGCCAGGCCATGATATCAGCAACCTTTTCCTGCGTAAAGCAGGCTATGGCTCTCGGCTGCTTTCCCAGGATGAAGGTTATCCATACCTCAAAGAGATCCATGGGTCAGATCTATATCCCTGTCATCAACTGGTTTCTGATGATTATGTGCATAGTTGTTGTTGCCACTTTCAGGAGCACCACTGACATAGCCAATGCATATG GTATTGCAGAAGTTGGGGTGATGGTGGTGAGCACTACATTGGTTACACTAGTAATGCTTCTCATATGGCAAACAAACCTGTTCCTGGCTTTGTGCTTTCCCGCCATATTTGGTGCAGTAGAGCTTATCTACTTATCTGCAGTGCTGTCAAAGATAATGGAAGGTGGGTGGCTACCACTTGCTTTCGCTGCTTGTTTCCTGTGTGTAATGTACACTTGGAACTATGGAAGTGTGTTGAAGTACCAGAGTGAGATCCGGGAGAAGATTTCCATGGACTTTGTTGCTGAGTTAGGATCCACACTTGGCACTGTCAGAGTCCCAGGTATTGGACTCTTGTACAATGAGCTCGTCCAAGGCATCCCTTCAATATTTGGGCAGTTCCTGCTTGCTCTCCCAGCAATTCACTCCACAATCGTGTTTGTCTGCATCAAGTATGTTCCTGTCCCTGTTGTCCCTCTAGAGGAAAGATTCCTTTTTCGAAGGGTATGCCAGAAGGACTACCACATGTTCCGCTGCGTTGCCCGATATGGATATAAAGATGTCCGGAAGGAGGACCATCAGGCATTTGAGCAGCTCTTGGTGGAGAGCCTCGAGCAGTTCTTGAAAAGGGAAGCTCGAGAACTTGCATTGGAGATGAGTCCAGCTGATATTGAGCCTGATGACGAGTCTGTGATGTCCTGGGATTCAGGAGCTGCAGATGGAGCTGGGGAGCTGCAGGTTCCATTATTATCTGATCAGAAGTTAGGTAATAACCGCTTTTCTTGTTCTGAAGGTGGTGTTTCGGTACTTCCTTGTAGTGCCATGCCttcagatgatgatccaagTTTAGAGTACGAGCTCTCTGCTCTACGAGAAGCCACAGAGTCTGGATTTACTTACCTTCTTGCACAAGGTGACGTGAGGGCGAGGAAAGACTCATGGTTCATGAAGAAGCTGATTATAAATTACTTCTATGCATTCCTGAGGAGGAATTGCAGGGCTGGTGCTGCGAACTTGATGGTTCCCCATATGAACATCATGCAGGTCGGAATCACTTACATGGTTTGA
- the LOC103710052 gene encoding potassium transporter 6-like encodes MDIESGSCANTVKRESWRTVLTLAYQSLGVVYGDLSTSPLYVYRNTFADDIDHSESNEEIYGVLSFVFWTLTLVPLLKYVFIVLRADDDGEGGTFALYSLLCHRAGIGFLPSGQLADEELSAYKKRDGHMHVPSGDAVCGGVTAADRLKRMLEKHQVLQRLLMILALLGASMVIGDGVLTPAISVFSAVSGLELSMSKEHHQYVEVPVTCLILVFLFALQHYGTQRVGFLFAPIVITWLFCISIIGVYNIFYWNPHVYQALSPYYMYNFLKKTQRRGWMSLGGILLCITGSEAMYADLGHFSQLSIKIAFISVVYPSLLLAYMGQAAYLSQHHIMESRYWIGFYVSVPERIRWPLLAIAILAAVVGSQAVITGTFSIIKQCSALGYFPRVKIVHTSSEVHGQIYIPEINWILMILCLAVTIGFRDTKHMGNASGLAVITVMLVTTCLMSLVIVLCWHKSIFLSVCFILFFGMIEALYFSASLIKFLEGAWVPITLSFILMIIMYVWHYGTLKKYEFEVQNKVSLNWLLSLGPHIGIVRVRGIGLIHTDLVSGIPAVFSHFVTNLPAFHQVLVFLCIKSVPVPYVKPEERFLVGRIGPKEFRLYRVIARYGYHDMHKDDLEFEKDLVCGLAEFMQTEHSEHNGFMDETKKCDEKMTVVGKGFRLCEQDGEPEEAPGPSNSREIQSPVMLPKKRVRFVLPKSPQLDRGVREELHELTEAREAGMAFILGHSHMKAKSGSGLIKRLVINFGYEFLRRNCRGPAYGFNIPHASTLEVGMVYHV; translated from the exons ATGGATATCGAGAGCGGATCCTGCGCCAATACCGTGAAG AGGGAGTCTTGGAGGACGGTCTTGACGCTCGCCTACCAGAGCCTCGGCGTGGTCTACGGGGACCTGAGCACTTCGCCGCTGTACGTCTACAGGAACACCTTCGCCGACGACATCGATCACTCGGAGAGCAACGAGGAGATCTACGGCGTGCTCTCCTTTGTCTTCTGGACCCTCACCTTGGTGCCCCTCCTCAAATATGTCTTCATAGTCCTCAGAGCTGATGACGATGGGGAGGGCGGCACCTTCGCCCTCTACTCCCTCCTCTGCCACCGCGCCGGCATTGGTTTCCTCCCCAGCGGGCAGCTCGCCGACGAGGAGCTGTCGGCATATAAGAAGAGGGACGGCCACATGCACGTTCCCTCAGGCGATGCCGTCTGCGGTGGCGTCACGGCTGCGGACAGGTTGAAGAGGATGCTGGAGAAGCATCAGGTGCTGCAGCGCTTGCTGATGATCCTCGCGCTGCTCGGGGCTTCTATGGTTATTGGGGATGGAGTCCTCACACCTGCGATTTCTG TTTTCTCGGCAGTCTCCGGGCTTGAGCTTTCCATGTCCAAGGAACATCATCAAT ATGTTGAGGTTCCTGTTACATGTCTCATATTGGTCTTCTTGTTTGCTCTGCAACATTATGGTACTCAGAGGGTAGGATTCCTGTTCGCACCGATTGTTATAACCTGGCTCTTCTGCATAAGCATCATTGGTGTTTATAATATTTTCTATTGGAATCCACATGTATATCAAGCCCTCTCTCCCTACTACATGTACAATTTTTTGAAGAAGACCCAAAGACGTGGTTGGATGTCATTAGGTGGAATCCTATTATGCATTACAG GCTCTGAAGCTATGTATGCAGATTTGGGACATTTCTCacaattatcaataaag ATTGCTTTCATTTCTGTGGTTTATCCATCCTTGCTCCTAGCATATATGGGACAAGCTGCTTATCTCTCTCAGCATCATATTATGGAAAGCCGCTATTGGATTGGATTCTATGTTTCTGTTCCAG AGCGAATCAGGTGGCCTCTTCTGGCAATAGCCATACTTGCAGCTGTGGTAGGAAGCCAAGCAGTTATTACAGGTACTTTCTCGATCATTAAACAATGTTCGGCCTTGGGCTACTTCCCTCGGGTGAAGATAGTCCACACATCCTCCGAAGTCCATGGGCAAATATACATCCCAGAGATCAACTGGATCTTGATGATATTGTGCTTGGCTGTTACTATTGGCTTTCGAGACACAAAACACATGGGTAATGCATCAG GGTTGGCAGTCATTACCGTTATGCTGGTCACCACCTGCTTGATGTCCCTGGTGATTGTACTGTGTTGGCACAAGAGCATCTTCCTATCTGTAtgctttattcttttctttgggaTGATTGAGGCACTCTATTTCTCAGCCTCTCTCATCAAATTCCTCGAAGGAGCTTGGGTCCctattaccctttccttcatCCTTATGATCATCATGTATGTATGGCATTATGGCACCCTCAAGAAATATGAGTTTGAAGTCCAAAACAAGGTCTCCCTCAATTGGCTTCTCAGCCTCGGCCCTCATATTGGGATTGTTCGTGTGCGAGGCATTGGCCTCATACACACCGATCTCGTATCAGGGATACCTGCCGTCTTCTCCCACTTTGTCACCAACCTACCTGCTTTCCACCAG GTTCTTGTCTTCCTCTGTATCAAGTCAGTCCCAGTGCCATATGTCAAACCCGAGGAACGATTCCTTGTAGGCCGCATTGGCCCGAAAGAGTTCAGGCTCTATAGGGTCATTGCCCGGTATGGATACCATGATATGCACAAGGATGATCTGGAATTTGAGAAGGACCTAGTTTGCGGCCTTGCTGAGTTCATGCAGACGGAGCATTCCGAGCACAATGGTTTCATGGATGAAACCAAGAAGTGCGATGAGAAGATGACAGTTGTTGGAAAAGGATTTCGGTTATGCGAGCAGGATGGTGAACCAGAGGAAGCTCCTGGCCCATCAAACTCAAGGGAGATACAGTCCCCGGTGATGCTACCAAAGAAAAGAGTGAGGTTTGTGTTGCCCAAGAGCCCGCAGCTAGACAGAGGAGTGAGGGAAGAGTTGCACGAGCTAACGGAGGCAAGGGAAGCCGGCATGGCCTTCATACTTGGGCATTCACACATGAAAGCGAAGAGTGGATCTGGTCTTATAAAGAGGttagtgatcaattttgggTATGAATTCTTGAGGAGGAACTGCAGGGGTCCTGCCTATGGTTTTAACATCCCCCATGCTTCTACTCTTGAGGTGGGGATGGTCTACCATGTTTGA